The stretch of DNA TCAGAAGGATTTCGGCGTCATAGACATTGGAACCGAAGGTGGACGGTTTGGTGCCTTGTGCCTTTTCGTACTCGGCGATGTAGCCCAGAGCAACCTTCTTGATGGGGTTGCTATTGTCGAGCTGATTCACGACCTGCAGCGGGCCCGCGGCCATCAACGCCCCTTCCGCCGACTTTTTGGCAAGGCGCACGAAGTCGTCGGTGGCGGCGCCCTCGGTCTGGTAGATTTTGCCGCGATAGCCGCGCGAAACCAGCGACTGCTGGCCGAGCGCCGAAGTGCCGCCGGCCGCCGCCACCAGAATGGCGTCGGGGTTTGCTGCCACGAGATGGATGGTTTGCGCGGCAATACTGCTGTCGCTGCGCTGGAAACGCTCGTCGGCCACGAGCTTGATGCCGGCTTTATCGATAATGGGCTTGAGGGTGGTGGCCCATTCCTCGCCGAGAGCGTCGTTTAGGCGCAGGAGACCGAGCGTCTTGATCCCGCCCTTGACCATGTTCCCGACCTCGGCTTGCAAAATCAGCGAGTTGGCCTGTGCGGTCTTGAAGACCCATTCGCGGACAGCATCCATCGGCTGGATGACGGCGTCGGTTCCGACGGCAGCGATGAGCGGCGTTTTCGATTCGGCCACGAAGTTCAGGATCGCCATGGCATTGGGAGAAATCGACGGGCCGATCAGCGCATCGACGTGGTCTTCGCTGATGAGCTTCTTGACGTTGTTTACGGCGTTCGTCGCGTTGCCGCCGTCGTCGAGCACCGTGATCTGCACAGGCGTGCCGTCGATTTCTTTGGGCATGAGCAGCGCCGAGTTGCGCTGCGGGATGCCGATGACGGCAGCCGGCCCGGTGCTGGAAACCATGAAACCGATCTTGATGGGAGTGGTCGCTGCGAGGCACGGCGCCGTGGACATGGAAATGGCTGCTGCGACGGAGGCCGAAATGAGTGCTCGGTGCTTGATGACTGACATGAAAGTCTCCTCGGTAACGTTCGGTCGGCTGATAAATGTTGAATTACTGTAATTTGATAATATTGTTATAAAAACAGCCATAAAATAAACTTCGGGGAAACACCTATTCTTACAATATTGTTTTGAGACATCTTTTGCTTGGCGATAAGCCAAGCGCAGGCAAGACCTTCGCGCCTGTTTCAGACGCTTGAAGAGGGAAGAACCCTGCCCGGCAGGGCCGACTGGCGAAAAGCCCGGGATAGAATTTTTCTAATTTCTCTTATTATGATAATTTTGTCTTTTCCAAGAGGAACCGTGACGGAGCGCCCCCCCACCGAAGGTTCCGCCCTGCCGCCGTTCTCCGGTATCAGGCCTGGCGCAGGCCCTGCCCGCTCACTTTTTGGCGATCGATTGGTGGGCCGGCCTCGTTCGCGCCACCGCCGACGTCCACAATACGTCAGTGATTTCGCTGAACTCGCGCCATTCTTTCTTCCACGTATTGCCGCTATTGGTGGATGTGAACAGATCGCCGTATTTGGTGCCTGCAATCATCTGGGCGGTGTTCGCCGGGTTGATGCCGATGGCCCAGATGCATGAGTTGGGCTGCTGTGGAAACGGCTGGAACTCCCAGGCTCTTGCCGCATCCTGCGTGATGAGCACTTTGCTGGTGGCGCCTGGCGTGCCATCGGAAATACTGATGTAGAGCGTGTCTTCGGTGCCCGCCGGCACGCCCAGGGCACGTATGTAGTACAGACCCCAGGCCTCCTTGGCCAGCAGGCCGGTCCAGGTCTGGCCTTCGTCTTCGCTGCGGTATACGGCGTTCACGCAGACCACGACGACGACTTTGTTGCCTCGATTGGGCAGTACCGCGATGTTGTGAATATCGGTGTGAAAGTCGTACAGCAGGCGGTCGTCGACGCGCTCCCAGTCGTCGCCGCCGTCGCGGCTGTGAAACAGCCCGCCCTCTTCCAGGCCGAACCAGAGTTGGCTACGGTCGGTGGGATCGAAGGCGAACGCGAGCAAGCGCGGCCGGCTTACACCTGCGCAAAACTCGGGGATCTCGACAGGCGCGCGCGTCCAGCTCTTGCCACCGTCCAGCGTGCGCCACAGCACCGCGCGGGAGGGTGCCCCGGTGCCAACAAAAATGCGATTGGCGTCTCGAGGATCGACTGCCACCTTCCAGACAGTCTGGCCGTTGAATGGACTGTCCACCCTTTCCCAGACGTTGCCCGTGTCGTGGCTGACGCACAGGCCGACATCGGTGCCAGCATAGACCGTCTCGGCCGAGATCGGGC from Bordetella sp. FB-8 encodes:
- a CDS encoding ABC transporter substrate-binding protein; protein product: MSVIKHRALISASVAAAISMSTAPCLAATTPIKIGFMVSSTGPAAVIGIPQRNSALLMPKEIDGTPVQITVLDDGGNATNAVNNVKKLISEDHVDALIGPSISPNAMAILNFVAESKTPLIAAVGTDAVIQPMDAVREWVFKTAQANSLILQAEVGNMVKGGIKTLGLLRLNDALGEEWATTLKPIIDKAGIKLVADERFQRSDSSIAAQTIHLVAANPDAILVAAAGGTSALGQQSLVSRGYRGKIYQTEGAATDDFVRLAKKSAEGALMAAGPLQVVNQLDNSNPIKKVALGYIAEYEKAQGTKPSTFGSNVYDAEILLKNAVPVALKKAQPGTEQFRSALRDALENSKDVVGTQGVFNMTPENHNGMDKRSALMMVVKNGKWVLLK
- a CDS encoding YCF48-related protein; translated protein: MSNGTLFVATAGQAILRSADDGLTWHRQGLGQILEFDGTVRSLSASPISAETVYAGTDVGLCVSHDTGNVWERVDSPFNGQTVWKVAVDPRDANRIFVGTGAPSRAVLWRTLDGGKSWTRAPVEIPEFCAGVSRPRLLAFAFDPTDRSQLWFGLEEGGLFHSRDGGDDWERVDDRLLYDFHTDIHNIAVLPNRGNKVVVVVCVNAVYRSEDEGQTWTGLLAKEAWGLYYIRALGVPAGTEDTLYISISDGTPGATSKVLITQDAARAWEFQPFPQQPNSCIWAIGINPANTAQMIAGTKYGDLFTSTNSGNTWKKEWREFSEITDVLWTSAVARTRPAHQSIAKK